From Bos indicus isolate NIAB-ARS_2022 breed Sahiwal x Tharparkar chromosome 4, NIAB-ARS_B.indTharparkar_mat_pri_1.0, whole genome shotgun sequence, the proteins below share one genomic window:
- the CRYGN gene encoding gamma-crystallin N, which produces MAQRSGKITLYEGKHFTGRKLEVFGDCDNFQDRGFMNRVNSVRVESGAWVCFDHPDFRGQQFILEHGDYPDFYRWNGHNDHMGSCRPVRMHGEHFRLEIFEGCNFTGQCLEFKEDCPFLQSRGWTKNCVNAIKAYGDGAWVLYEEPNYRGRMYLVERGDFRSFSDWEAPSARVQSLRRVANF; this is translated from the exons ATGGCGCAGCGCTCGGGAAAG ATCACACTCTACGAGGGCAAGCACTTCACGGGCAGGAAGCTGGAGGTCTTCGGGGACTGTGACAACTTCCAGGATCGAGGCTTCATGAACAGGGTGAACTCGGTCCGCGTGGAGAGTGGGGCCTGGGTCTGCTTCGACCACCCCGACTTCCGGGGCCAGCAGTTCATCCTGGAGCACGGCGACTACCCCGACTTCTACCGCTGGAACGGCCACAACGACCACATGGGCTCCTGTCGGCCCGTGAGGATG CACGGGGAACACTTCCGCTTAGAAATCTTCGAGGGCTGCAACTTCACGGGCCAGTGCCTGGAGTTCAAGGAAGACTGTCCCTTCCTTCAGAGTCGGGGCTGGACCAAGAACTGTGTCAACGCCATCAAGGCGTACGGGGACGGAGC GTGGGTTCTCTACGAGGAGCCCAACTACCGAGGCCGCATGTATCTGGTGGAGAGGGGCGACTTCCGCAGCTTCTCCGACTGGGAGGCCCCCAGCGCGCGCGTCCAATCCCTCCGCCGGGTGGCCAACTTCTAA